Proteins co-encoded in one Candidatus Kapaibacterium sp. genomic window:
- the tsaB gene encoding tRNA (adenosine(37)-N6)-threonylcarbamoyltransferase complex dimerization subunit type 1 TsaB — MPEWILAIESSGEPLSVALYEGDRLRGLSIVAAPRAHDRMAAELVRRLLEDHDLEVPQLHAVAISAGPGSFTSLRIGASLAKGLCFGSSPVLVPVPTLEALAEAAAPVAQALGLRRIIACVPGHLTQTDSGTEGWLFVQEFDPEATPIRELQQYELSALRPSEDTLLCGPAAPLIAGGLHVPCLERLSAEWIGTAGYRRYLQGATVAPEEFTPIYGAEFQPRKPSQRL; from the coding sequence ATGCCCGAGTGGATTCTGGCGATAGAGAGCTCAGGGGAGCCGCTGAGCGTTGCTCTGTACGAAGGTGACCGTCTTCGGGGACTCTCCATAGTAGCGGCCCCACGGGCTCACGATCGCATGGCAGCGGAGCTTGTCCGGCGGTTGCTGGAAGACCACGACCTTGAGGTACCGCAGTTGCATGCTGTTGCGATCTCAGCAGGCCCGGGTTCGTTCACGAGCCTGCGCATCGGAGCAAGCTTAGCAAAGGGGCTTTGCTTCGGAAGTTCACCCGTCCTTGTTCCTGTGCCAACTCTGGAGGCTCTGGCAGAGGCAGCGGCCCCCGTTGCTCAAGCCTTGGGACTGCGGCGCATCATAGCCTGTGTCCCTGGGCACCTCACTCAAACAGACTCTGGTACCGAGGGCTGGCTCTTCGTGCAAGAGTTTGATCCCGAGGCAACCCCGATACGAGAGCTTCAGCAGTACGAACTCTCCGCCCTCCGTCCAAGCGAAGACACCCTGCTCTGTGGTCCCGCGGCACCCTTGATCGCTGGAGGCCTGCACGTACCATGTTTGGAGCGCCTTTCAGCCGAGTGGATCGGTACTGCCGGCTACCGTCGCTACCTCCAGGGAGCCACAGTTGCGCCAGAGGAGTTCACCCCCATCTACGGAGCGGAGTTCCAGCCGCGGAAGCCATCGCAACGCCTTTAG
- a CDS encoding efflux RND transporter periplasmic adaptor subunit, with amino-acid sequence MPRTIVVGIVLATIVGWTSFSGCGARSEEADTKKRRLEQLRSELARLQREIQALEAELEGTQAGAGREISVVVEPVRQELLRRVLEVQGTVESRTTVTLSAKSAGTVVAVRVQPGMRVSRGQVLVELDSEVLRRTLSEAQTQRDLAWTLYEKYKRAWEARAIAEVQYLSAKQEWEALERRLETLREQLAQTRITAPFAGLVNEVMVKPGEFLAPGMPAVGLVNTSDLYVSAEISEAYAGSLKPGARAQVVLPELGDTVPARFRNVGQAVNPRTRTFRTELVLERAPAGLRPGLQCQVRVSDVERPNAVTIPLAALQRRNGVLVVYVVERQPGGTAVVRERLVRVGLLTFEKAEVLAGLRPGEEVVIRASGELRDGLKVQL; translated from the coding sequence ATGCCGCGCACAATCGTCGTTGGTATCGTCCTCGCCACGATAGTCGGTTGGACCAGTTTCAGCGGTTGTGGTGCTCGCTCGGAAGAGGCCGACACCAAGAAGCGCCGCCTGGAGCAGCTCCGCAGCGAGTTAGCACGCCTCCAGCGAGAGATCCAGGCCCTGGAGGCGGAGTTGGAGGGAACCCAGGCTGGGGCTGGGCGAGAGATTTCGGTCGTGGTGGAGCCTGTGCGTCAGGAGCTCCTGCGACGGGTCTTGGAGGTGCAGGGGACTGTGGAATCGCGCACAACCGTCACCCTCAGTGCGAAGTCTGCTGGCACCGTCGTTGCCGTTCGAGTCCAGCCTGGGATGCGGGTCTCCCGCGGCCAAGTGCTAGTGGAACTGGATTCGGAGGTCTTGAGAAGGACCTTGAGTGAGGCCCAGACCCAGCGCGACCTTGCCTGGACGCTCTACGAGAAGTACAAGCGGGCATGGGAAGCCCGGGCCATTGCGGAGGTCCAGTACCTGAGTGCTAAGCAGGAATGGGAAGCATTGGAACGGCGCCTGGAGACTCTTCGCGAGCAGTTGGCGCAAACTCGAATCACGGCTCCTTTTGCGGGACTGGTGAATGAAGTGATGGTCAAGCCTGGCGAGTTCCTAGCACCAGGAATGCCTGCCGTTGGGCTAGTGAACACGAGCGATCTTTATGTCTCCGCAGAGATTTCCGAGGCATACGCTGGCAGTCTCAAACCGGGAGCGCGAGCACAGGTGGTTCTACCAGAGCTGGGAGACACAGTTCCGGCACGTTTCCGAAACGTCGGGCAAGCAGTCAATCCCCGAACCCGCACGTTCCGTACGGAGCTAGTGTTGGAGCGTGCGCCAGCAGGGCTTCGACCAGGGTTACAGTGCCAGGTTCGGGTGAGTGATGTAGAGCGCCCGAATGCCGTCACGATCCCGCTGGCTGCTCTGCAGCGACGGAATGGTGTCCTGGTCGTCTACGTTGTGGAGCGTCAGCCTGGGGGCACTGCAGTCGTCCGAGAGCGCCTTGTGCGAGTGGGGTTGTTGACCTTCGAGAAGGCAGAAGTCCTGGCGGGGCTGAGGCCTGGAGAGGAGGTCGTCATCCGTGCTTCGGGAGAATTGCGTGACGGTCTCAAGGTCCAGCTGTAA
- the murQ gene encoding N-acetylmuramic acid 6-phosphate etherase, with product MARRRRRAEEAAATVPAAGDEELARLLTEQNNPASWDIDLLDTRQILEIINAEDHKVAPAVAQEIPAIAEAVDRIVEAFRNGGRLIYVGAGTSGRLGIMDAAECPPTFGTPPEMVQALIAGGEAAVFRAQEGAEDRRDDGAAAIAARGVTAKDVVCGIAASARTPFVIGALQEAHRRGATTLLVTTNPRRLVQQMEIARYTDILICPEVGPEVIAGSTRMKSGTAQKLVLNMLTTAAMIRLGKTYHNIMVDLQPLNYKLRQRCRRILMLLTGVDAPTAECALQEAQGSTKLALFMLLTNLPAEEARSLLEAHHGRLREALLARANKP from the coding sequence ATGGCGAGGCGTCGCCGTAGAGCAGAAGAGGCCGCTGCGACAGTCCCCGCCGCAGGAGATGAGGAGCTTGCTCGCCTACTGACAGAGCAGAACAATCCCGCAAGCTGGGACATAGACCTTCTGGACACCCGACAGATCCTGGAAATCATCAACGCCGAGGATCACAAAGTAGCTCCCGCCGTTGCCCAGGAAATTCCTGCGATTGCGGAAGCAGTAGACCGTATTGTCGAGGCTTTCCGCAATGGAGGCCGGCTCATCTACGTCGGAGCAGGCACGAGCGGACGCCTGGGGATTATGGACGCCGCCGAATGCCCGCCAACCTTTGGGACACCACCGGAGATGGTCCAAGCTCTCATCGCTGGCGGGGAGGCTGCTGTCTTCCGAGCCCAAGAGGGTGCTGAAGACCGGCGAGACGACGGCGCTGCAGCAATTGCTGCCCGCGGCGTGACAGCCAAAGACGTCGTCTGCGGCATCGCCGCCTCTGCTCGCACACCGTTCGTCATCGGAGCCCTTCAAGAGGCCCATCGCCGCGGTGCTACCACACTCTTGGTAACGACCAACCCCAGGAGGCTCGTCCAGCAGATGGAGATCGCACGCTACACCGACATCCTCATCTGTCCCGAAGTCGGCCCCGAAGTCATTGCCGGCTCTACCCGAATGAAGTCTGGAACGGCCCAGAAGCTGGTCCTCAACATGCTCACCACTGCGGCCATGATCCGCTTGGGCAAGACGTACCACAACATCATGGTAGACCTGCAGCCGCTCAACTACAAGCTCCGCCAGCGGTGTCGGCGTATCCTAATGCTCCTTACAGGTGTTGATGCCCCCACGGCCGAATGCGCCCTCCAGGAAGCACAAGGAAGCACGAAACTGGCGCTCTTTATGCTACTGACAAACCTCCCGGCTGAGGAAGCCCGCAGCCTCCTAGAAGCACACCACGGTCGGCTGCGGGAAGCCCTATTAGCTCGCGCTAACAAGCCTTAA
- a CDS encoding M4 family metallopeptidase: MRAWRSSGALFSLSAAIAVALPHTVHVPAELRPLISSQRLIADAPAIPVAHFANEPLPVRQAQVEISGAPVQIPTLRPLTPRIAYAPSGAPSWIELPLGVARMYDVPLPLGLGTQRIPEISSVLGVLEQHRSLLKLTEPRHELALISASTDELGMVHLRFQQLYAGIPVWGADLYVHLRQNGELLLVNGRYYPTPVGVPTQPKLSPAEAIERAIAAVKQITAVEPLPEELPNLAGAKQARAQLVIFPHPLSGSLRLCYEVTLIANAVEEYLAFVDALSGEVVWRLLNTRTLLPYTPHPSVITKPKLRLRSVPKQRSLATPQMPGRFVDATAADYFGTQRSLRVYRHDDGVHYMIWDLPSYNPNESNLPRQIKGGAVTLTANGQELRGNVPLYHITSTTNTWQDRVAVSAHYHAFLTDRYFRTTHSRNSYDNQGGTVYSILHFTENGLPADNAFWNPGLKVMAFGDGYQLFYPLAASLDVVAHEFTHGVTQYSANLVYQFQPGALNESFSDLFAVMADRDDYLIGEGTIRVPGKIALRDFGNPGNPQALSQLPGHMSEYLNWPIERDNGGVHYNCGIPNRAAYLLIQAIGREKAERIFYRVLTQYLTRTSEFIDHRRAVIRAARELYGQSEAQAAAQAFDAVGIYDAGGGGGGGSGNEVPPVQGGTWYIAFVLSDGRIALLRTSDGQSGVISSSDPRTRVLMTQDGFPLSQLSTARSGERIYFVNQQQQLAYADLTRQQFFIVNLPQLANLRNACISSDGRLASIVRAVVEPFIYITDGQQVARLPLTPQAPDGGAVSTVWLADVMSWTPNMRDPKLAFDAFNVLPLQTGDTLAYWNIYEAHFAGPAIYELVPPNPAEYSLGNITYSNTDPDIIAFNYYSHQTGIYETVLANLQTGQVAVLGTSQWTYNGQPLLDVQRPSFSPDNRYLALVSPAAGLLIVADLQQGQVGGLEVGQPVYHPRWFAVGATGIAYESPQTGNLWAQGLPGGELVLGYVLPEAAQVSLELLDVFGRPVATLVAGQWQPAGRHEYRFQLPSVASGWYAVRLRWKEEASVRPFLWLR, translated from the coding sequence ATGAGGGCGTGGCGATCGAGCGGGGCGCTCTTCTCCCTCTCCGCAGCAATTGCCGTAGCTCTCCCCCACACCGTACATGTTCCTGCCGAGCTACGGCCGCTCATCTCTAGCCAGCGCCTGATTGCAGATGCACCAGCCATTCCAGTTGCCCACTTCGCTAATGAGCCACTCCCAGTACGCCAAGCCCAAGTGGAAATCTCTGGAGCACCGGTCCAAATCCCGACACTAAGACCACTCACGCCTCGGATTGCCTACGCTCCAAGCGGTGCCCCAAGTTGGATTGAGCTGCCCTTAGGTGTAGCCCGAATGTACGATGTCCCCCTGCCACTTGGTCTGGGTACTCAGCGCATCCCCGAGATCAGCTCCGTCTTAGGGGTGTTGGAGCAGCATCGCTCCCTGCTGAAGCTTACAGAGCCGCGCCATGAACTGGCGCTCATCTCTGCCAGCACCGATGAGCTGGGTATGGTCCACCTACGATTTCAGCAACTCTACGCTGGCATCCCTGTCTGGGGGGCCGATCTCTATGTCCACCTTCGCCAGAACGGCGAACTGCTCCTCGTCAACGGGCGCTACTACCCGACACCAGTCGGCGTTCCAACACAGCCGAAACTAAGCCCAGCGGAAGCCATAGAGCGCGCCATAGCAGCCGTAAAGCAGATCACCGCTGTAGAACCCTTGCCCGAAGAGCTTCCGAACCTAGCGGGAGCCAAACAGGCACGGGCACAGCTCGTCATCTTCCCCCATCCCCTCTCGGGCTCTCTTCGGCTGTGCTATGAGGTGACACTCATCGCCAACGCCGTAGAGGAGTACTTGGCATTCGTAGACGCCCTCAGCGGGGAGGTCGTCTGGCGGCTCCTCAATACTCGCACCCTGCTGCCGTACACCCCACACCCCTCCGTCATTACCAAACCAAAGCTTCGCCTTCGCAGCGTGCCCAAGCAACGCTCCCTGGCCACCCCACAAATGCCTGGACGCTTCGTAGATGCAACAGCTGCTGACTACTTCGGCACCCAGCGCTCCCTCCGCGTCTACCGCCACGACGATGGCGTGCACTACATGATTTGGGACCTTCCGAGCTACAACCCTAACGAATCGAATCTCCCCAGACAGATCAAGGGCGGAGCGGTGACACTGACCGCAAACGGCCAAGAGCTAAGGGGAAACGTCCCACTCTACCACATCACTTCCACGACAAACACCTGGCAGGACCGAGTGGCTGTCTCAGCCCATTACCATGCCTTCCTGACGGACCGATACTTCCGCACTACACACTCGCGGAACTCTTACGACAACCAAGGTGGCACAGTCTACAGCATCCTGCACTTCACGGAGAATGGCCTACCTGCTGACAACGCCTTTTGGAATCCAGGGCTCAAAGTGATGGCCTTCGGTGACGGGTACCAGCTCTTCTATCCGCTAGCAGCATCCCTTGATGTCGTCGCACACGAATTCACGCACGGTGTTACGCAATACTCCGCCAATCTAGTTTACCAGTTCCAGCCTGGTGCCCTCAACGAGAGCTTCTCCGACCTCTTCGCCGTCATGGCGGACCGCGATGACTACCTGATCGGCGAGGGCACCATTCGGGTCCCCGGCAAGATCGCCCTCCGAGACTTCGGGAATCCAGGCAATCCTCAGGCGCTCAGCCAGCTGCCTGGACACATGAGTGAGTATCTGAACTGGCCCATAGAGCGCGACAACGGTGGGGTCCACTACAACTGTGGTATCCCCAATCGCGCTGCATACTTGCTCATCCAGGCCATCGGGCGGGAAAAAGCAGAGCGCATCTTCTACCGCGTGCTGACTCAGTACCTGACCCGTACGTCGGAGTTCATTGATCACCGGCGTGCAGTCATCCGAGCAGCCCGGGAGCTCTACGGACAGTCTGAAGCCCAGGCAGCTGCGCAGGCCTTTGATGCTGTTGGCATCTATGACGCCGGCGGTGGTGGAGGCGGCGGTAGTGGTAACGAGGTCCCACCCGTCCAGGGTGGTACTTGGTACATCGCATTCGTGCTCTCCGACGGGAGAATTGCTCTGCTGAGGACGTCCGATGGTCAGTCTGGGGTCATTAGTTCCAGCGATCCACGCACGAGGGTGCTGATGACTCAGGATGGATTCCCTCTCTCGCAGCTGAGCACAGCTCGGAGTGGGGAGAGAATCTACTTCGTCAATCAGCAGCAGCAACTAGCCTATGCGGACTTGACCCGGCAGCAGTTCTTCATCGTCAATCTGCCGCAACTTGCCAACCTCCGGAACGCTTGCATCAGCAGCGACGGACGTCTCGCTTCAATAGTAAGGGCAGTTGTCGAGCCCTTCATCTACATCACCGATGGACAGCAGGTTGCGCGCCTCCCGCTAACACCCCAGGCTCCTGATGGCGGCGCGGTTAGCACCGTCTGGCTCGCCGACGTCATGTCGTGGACCCCTAACATGCGAGATCCAAAACTTGCCTTTGACGCCTTCAACGTGCTTCCGCTGCAGACAGGCGATACACTGGCATACTGGAACATTTACGAGGCTCACTTTGCGGGGCCGGCTATTTACGAGCTCGTGCCTCCAAACCCAGCCGAGTACAGCCTCGGGAACATCACCTACAGCAACACGGACCCCGACATCATCGCTTTCAACTACTACAGCCATCAGACGGGGATTTACGAGACCGTCCTGGCGAATCTCCAGACCGGCCAAGTCGCAGTCCTAGGTACCTCACAGTGGACTTACAACGGTCAGCCTCTGCTCGATGTCCAGCGTCCGAGCTTCTCGCCAGATAATCGGTACCTAGCTCTCGTCTCACCAGCTGCAGGACTCCTAATTGTCGCTGACCTCCAGCAAGGGCAAGTCGGTGGTCTAGAAGTAGGACAGCCCGTGTACCATCCACGATGGTTTGCTGTCGGAGCAACGGGGATTGCGTACGAATCCCCTCAGACTGGGAATCTCTGGGCACAAGGTCTGCCAGGAGGAGAGCTGGTACTCGGCTACGTGCTACCTGAGGCTGCGCAAGTTTCGCTGGAGCTTCTGGACGTCTTCGGTCGGCCGGTGGCTACGCTCGTAGCAGGCCAGTGGCAGCCGGCTGGACGTCACGAATACCGCTTCCAGTTGCCGTCCGTCGCAAGCGGATGGTATGCTGTCCGCCTACGCTGGAAGGAGGAGGCCTCAGTTCGTCCATTCCTCTGGCTCCGCTGA
- a CDS encoding efflux RND transporter permease subunit → MMLRREFWLTNWAIRNRVTVYVLAVVVLFSGIYTYIRVPKELLPDVVVPTILVTTIYPGTSPTDIENLVTRPIEKQLKAVAGVTKVRSYSSQDVSTIVVEFETTVDPAVAKQRVQDAIDRAKSELPTDLPEDPRALEIDFSEFPIMQVSIAGDLPLEQLKRYAEELRDRIEALSQIRRVDIVGLPEREVRVDVDPYRLWAHGLSLSDVEQAIRRENLNITAGEVSAGGLLLNVRLAAEFQSVEEIANIIVRSGTGVTVRLGDIATVVEDFKEQQSYARLNRRPVVTLSVVKKSGENLLEAADGIYQIVEEFRARIVPPSVELVITNDQSVRSRTTLADLTNAIILGFIFVVVSLMFFMGVQNALFVGLATPLSSFLAMLVLPALGYTFNIVVTFAFLLALGIIVDDAIVVVENTYRLYRREGLDIVSAVKQGAGEVFAPVLAGTLTTLAPFVPLLFWPGVVGEFIVYLPVVLIATLSASFIVAYVFNPVFALDFMPRQPRPLTRRELFLRTAALIGVAGLGYALGAWSRLPIFTGLATVTWVIALLWLFNRTIFTPRILVPFQQRLWPAVLSLYRRVGARVLRGQRAVALVVGVVLLFGLTLVVTALVRPKVQFFTNPEPNFVYVYVTLPVGTDAATTDSVMRVIEERVYRVLGEQNPLVASISVNVGVAAGDPFRPSFGVTPHKGRLTIAFVDQEHRKGISTWDYFELVRQAVADIPGVQVVVDKDQAGPPTGRPVNIEIAGPDLDTLAALADRIRALIVDSLKIAGLEGITSDLQQTKPEVLLTIDRAKAAREGLNTGQVGSALRTALYGVEASKFRTADEEYPIQVRLMSPYRQRLEDLLNVPVAFRDMSTGQFRIIPVSAVTTATYTTTYGTITRIDQERVVTLTSNVLPGYSAPLINEQIRTALTRLQLPPGYSVRLTGEQEEQRKTVAFLQTAFLITIVLIALVLVTEFGSVTKPLLVLTTVVFSTMGVLWGFILSGLTISIALTGVGIVSLAGIVVRNGVVLVDYIEQLRQEGLTLRQAVIRGGATRVTPVLLTAVSTILGLLPLAIGLNMDFGSLLTRFDPKLYFGGFSAAFWEPLAWAIIFGLVFATFLTLVVLPALYFVAMRGQIWRRWQQQHGR, encoded by the coding sequence ATGATGCTGCGGCGAGAGTTCTGGCTGACGAACTGGGCAATCCGCAATCGTGTCACGGTCTATGTGCTGGCAGTCGTTGTCCTCTTCTCGGGCATCTACACGTACATCCGAGTGCCCAAGGAGTTGCTACCAGATGTTGTCGTCCCGACGATCCTCGTCACCACGATTTACCCCGGCACCTCTCCCACGGACATTGAGAACCTGGTCACTCGGCCGATTGAGAAGCAGCTCAAAGCAGTTGCAGGCGTGACGAAGGTACGGAGCTACTCTTCACAGGATGTTTCCACGATCGTCGTGGAGTTCGAGACCACAGTAGACCCAGCAGTCGCAAAGCAGCGTGTGCAGGATGCGATAGATCGAGCGAAATCGGAGCTGCCGACCGACCTGCCTGAGGATCCGCGGGCCTTGGAGATCGACTTCTCAGAGTTCCCCATTATGCAGGTCAGCATTGCCGGCGATCTGCCGCTGGAGCAGCTCAAACGCTACGCTGAAGAGCTGCGCGACCGCATCGAGGCCCTATCGCAGATTCGGCGGGTAGACATCGTTGGGCTACCCGAACGAGAGGTCCGAGTAGACGTAGACCCGTACCGGCTATGGGCACATGGGCTGAGCCTGAGTGACGTAGAGCAGGCAATTCGCCGAGAGAATTTGAACATTACCGCAGGAGAAGTCTCAGCCGGCGGTCTGCTCTTGAATGTTCGGCTGGCAGCCGAGTTCCAGAGCGTTGAGGAGATCGCCAACATCATCGTGCGGAGTGGTACAGGCGTCACAGTTCGCCTAGGCGACATTGCTACCGTTGTAGAGGACTTCAAGGAGCAGCAGAGCTATGCTCGCCTGAATCGCCGGCCAGTAGTGACGCTCAGCGTCGTCAAGAAATCGGGCGAAAACCTCCTAGAGGCTGCCGATGGCATCTACCAGATTGTGGAAGAGTTCCGCGCACGGATCGTGCCGCCTTCGGTGGAGCTAGTCATCACGAACGACCAGTCGGTGCGAAGCCGGACGACACTGGCCGATTTAACGAACGCTATCATCCTTGGCTTCATCTTCGTGGTCGTCTCGCTGATGTTCTTCATGGGCGTGCAGAACGCCCTGTTTGTGGGGTTAGCGACGCCTCTGTCCTCCTTCTTGGCGATGTTGGTGCTACCTGCGTTGGGGTACACCTTCAACATCGTGGTCACGTTCGCCTTCCTGCTGGCGCTCGGCATCATCGTGGACGATGCGATCGTGGTCGTTGAGAACACATACCGGCTCTACCGGCGGGAAGGGCTGGATATTGTCTCAGCAGTCAAGCAGGGGGCTGGAGAGGTCTTTGCACCGGTGCTGGCTGGGACGTTGACGACGCTTGCACCGTTTGTGCCGCTACTGTTTTGGCCTGGAGTGGTTGGTGAGTTCATCGTGTACTTGCCCGTTGTGCTCATCGCTACTCTCTCGGCCTCGTTCATAGTTGCTTACGTCTTCAACCCAGTCTTTGCACTAGACTTCATGCCTCGGCAGCCGCGGCCGTTGACGCGACGTGAACTCTTCCTGCGAACAGCAGCCCTGATTGGGGTTGCGGGGCTCGGCTATGCCTTGGGAGCTTGGAGCCGGCTGCCGATCTTTACGGGGTTGGCAACGGTGACGTGGGTGATCGCGCTGCTGTGGCTCTTCAACCGAACGATCTTCACACCGCGCATCCTGGTCCCATTCCAGCAGCGGCTGTGGCCGGCGGTGTTGAGCCTGTATCGGCGCGTTGGGGCTCGGGTCCTTCGGGGGCAGCGTGCGGTGGCTTTGGTGGTTGGAGTTGTGCTCCTCTTTGGGTTGACGCTGGTAGTGACGGCGCTCGTGCGGCCGAAGGTCCAATTCTTCACGAACCCAGAGCCCAACTTTGTCTACGTGTACGTCACGCTGCCAGTGGGGACCGATGCTGCCACGACGGACTCAGTGATGCGCGTAATAGAGGAGCGAGTCTACCGAGTCCTGGGCGAGCAGAACCCATTAGTGGCTTCGATAAGTGTCAACGTGGGAGTCGCTGCCGGAGATCCCTTCCGTCCCAGCTTTGGGGTTACCCCTCACAAGGGACGCCTGACGATCGCCTTCGTTGACCAAGAGCACCGAAAGGGAATCTCCACGTGGGACTACTTCGAGCTGGTGCGCCAAGCGGTGGCGGACATCCCTGGAGTGCAAGTTGTGGTGGATAAGGATCAAGCGGGCCCACCAACAGGAAGGCCCGTCAACATCGAGATTGCCGGCCCCGATCTGGACACGCTCGCAGCCTTGGCCGACCGTATTCGTGCGCTCATCGTCGACTCGCTGAAGATTGCTGGCCTGGAAGGGATTACGAGCGATCTGCAGCAGACTAAGCCCGAAGTGTTGCTGACGATTGACCGTGCGAAGGCCGCTCGGGAAGGTCTCAATACGGGCCAGGTAGGCAGCGCACTACGGACGGCGCTCTATGGTGTGGAAGCTTCAAAGTTCCGCACGGCCGACGAGGAATACCCAATCCAGGTTCGCCTGATGTCACCCTATCGTCAGCGGCTAGAGGATCTCCTCAATGTACCAGTGGCCTTCCGCGACATGAGCACAGGGCAGTTCCGGATCATTCCGGTGTCGGCTGTGACGACAGCTACATATACAACGACGTACGGCACCATCACTCGTATCGACCAGGAGCGGGTCGTTACGCTGACCTCTAACGTGCTGCCAGGCTACAGTGCCCCGCTCATCAACGAACAGATCCGCACAGCACTGACCCGGCTGCAGCTCCCGCCCGGCTACTCAGTGCGGCTCACTGGGGAACAGGAAGAACAGCGTAAGACGGTCGCATTCCTGCAGACAGCTTTCCTCATCACCATCGTGCTCATCGCTCTGGTGCTAGTGACGGAGTTCGGTTCGGTGACAAAGCCTCTGCTGGTGTTGACGACGGTTGTGTTCAGCACCATGGGGGTACTCTGGGGCTTCATCTTGAGCGGGCTGACGATCTCCATCGCGCTCACTGGGGTGGGGATTGTAAGCCTGGCGGGTATCGTGGTGCGTAATGGGGTGGTACTCGTGGACTACATCGAGCAGTTGCGGCAGGAAGGCTTGACGTTGCGACAGGCCGTCATCCGCGGCGGAGCTACGCGAGTTACCCCTGTGCTGTTAACGGCGGTCTCTACGATCTTAGGACTGCTGCCATTGGCGATAGGCCTCAACATGGACTTCGGTAGCTTGCTGACCCGCTTTGATCCGAAGCTCTACTTCGGAGGCTTCAGTGCTGCTTTCTGGGAACCGCTGGCGTGGGCGATCATCTTTGGGCTCGTCTTCGCCACGTTCCTGACCCTGGTAGTGCTGCCGGCGCTGTACTTTGTAGCAATGCGGGGACAAATCTGGCGGCGGTGGCAGCAGCAGCACGGACGCTAA
- a CDS encoding AAA family ATPase, whose product MAIPWQRLTLKSQEALEQARELAATAGHQYIEPLHLLAALLEDDAGIPAILLRKLEIDLSRLRRRIQEELDRLPKVSGAVEQYLSRELTALLEEAWRQASALKDEYVSTEHLLLALAEGHSSAAQLLQEQGVTREALLRVLASVRGTHRVTGPTPEEKYQALQRYGRNLNEEARRGKLDPVIGREEEIRRVMQILTRRTKNNPVLIGEPGVGKTAIVEGLAQRIVAGDVPEPLKTKTIIALDLPSLVAGTQFRGQFEERLKAVVKEVVESNGEIILFIDEIHTLVGAGAAQGSIDAANILKPPLARGELRCIGATTLDEYQKHIEKDPALERRFQKVFVDEPSVEDTISILRGIKERYELHHGVRITDAAIVAAAQLAARYITDRFLPDKAIDLIDEAASRRRMEMDSLPEELDQLERRIRQLEIERQALLRELGYRDGEASP is encoded by the coding sequence ATGGCGATTCCATGGCAGCGCCTGACACTGAAATCTCAAGAGGCACTGGAACAGGCTCGTGAACTGGCTGCGACGGCTGGGCACCAGTACATAGAGCCGCTCCATCTCTTGGCCGCTCTGTTGGAAGACGACGCAGGAATTCCTGCAATCCTCCTCCGCAAACTGGAGATCGACCTCTCTCGGCTCCGGCGCCGAATCCAAGAGGAGCTGGATCGGCTTCCAAAGGTCAGCGGAGCAGTCGAGCAGTACCTTTCACGCGAGCTTACAGCGCTCCTGGAAGAAGCATGGCGCCAAGCCTCGGCGTTGAAGGACGAGTACGTCAGCACAGAGCACCTCTTGCTAGCCCTTGCCGAGGGGCACTCCAGCGCCGCTCAGCTCCTTCAGGAGCAAGGGGTCACAAGGGAAGCCCTCCTACGGGTCCTAGCGAGCGTGCGTGGCACCCACCGCGTCACAGGCCCTACGCCGGAAGAGAAGTACCAGGCCCTTCAGCGCTACGGGCGGAATCTCAATGAAGAGGCCCGCCGTGGCAAGCTGGACCCCGTCATTGGGAGGGAAGAGGAGATCCGCCGGGTTATGCAGATCCTGACCCGGCGTACCAAAAACAACCCTGTCCTCATCGGCGAACCTGGGGTTGGGAAGACCGCCATCGTAGAAGGCCTAGCGCAGCGCATTGTAGCTGGCGATGTCCCTGAACCACTCAAGACCAAGACTATCATTGCCCTGGACCTGCCGTCCCTCGTTGCTGGGACACAGTTCCGAGGACAGTTCGAAGAGCGCCTCAAGGCCGTCGTCAAGGAGGTCGTTGAGTCCAACGGCGAGATCATCCTCTTCATCGATGAGATCCACACCCTCGTTGGGGCCGGGGCAGCGCAAGGCAGCATCGATGCCGCCAACATCCTAAAGCCCCCGCTGGCCCGCGGCGAGCTGCGCTGCATTGGTGCTACAACCTTGGACGAGTACCAGAAGCACATCGAGAAAGACCCCGCCTTAGAGCGTCGCTTTCAAAAGGTCTTCGTCGACGAGCCCAGTGTGGAGGACACCATCTCGATCCTCCGAGGGATCAAGGAACGGTATGAGCTCCACCACGGCGTGCGTATCACCGATGCGGCTATCGTTGCCGCGGCCCAGCTCGCAGCCCGCTACATCACTGACCGCTTCCTACCAGACAAGGCCATAGACCTCATCGATGAGGCTGCAAGCCGACGCCGCATGGAGATGGACTCCCTGCCGGAGGAATTAGACCAGCTCGAGCGGCGCATCCGCCAACTGGAGATAGAACGGCAGGCCCTCCTACGCGAATTAGGATACCGAGATGGCGAGGCGTCGCCGTAG